A portion of the Bifidobacterium lemurum genome contains these proteins:
- the rlmB gene encoding 23S rRNA (guanosine(2251)-2'-O)-methyltransferase RlmB: MAMKKGPTKGSGGKHRNALRGHGPTPKAEDRVYHKAYFAKKEADKRKAADPRLAARRRADKFATDATDLVFGRNSVLEALRVGVPSNTLYILSRLEHDDRTREIVKIASANGLHMLEADRLEMDRIARSGNHQGVILKVQPYQYSSLAELADRAEKKARAMEAANSAAARIKARPLFIALDGVTDPQNLGAVIRSAAAFGANGVILPERRSASVTAAAWKVSAGAAAHLPVARVVNLTKAIESLRERGYYTVGLDGGGDKLVGETGFEADPLVIVLGSEGKGLSRLVREACDAIAGIPISSSVESLNASVAAGISLYAVDRARREAAANS; the protein is encoded by the coding sequence ATGGCTATGAAAAAAGGACCGACCAAGGGGTCGGGTGGCAAGCATCGCAATGCCCTGAGGGGCCACGGCCCGACGCCCAAGGCTGAGGACCGCGTGTATCACAAGGCGTATTTCGCCAAGAAGGAGGCCGACAAGCGCAAGGCGGCCGACCCACGTCTCGCGGCCCGTCGCCGCGCCGACAAGTTCGCGACCGACGCGACCGATCTGGTGTTCGGCCGCAATTCCGTGCTGGAGGCGCTGCGTGTGGGCGTGCCGTCGAACACGCTGTACATCCTCTCGCGACTCGAGCATGACGACCGCACGCGCGAGATCGTGAAGATCGCCAGCGCGAACGGCCTGCACATGCTGGAGGCCGACCGCTTGGAGATGGACCGCATCGCACGTTCCGGCAACCATCAGGGCGTGATCCTCAAGGTGCAGCCCTACCAGTATTCCTCGCTGGCCGAGCTCGCCGACCGCGCCGAGAAGAAGGCGCGCGCCATGGAGGCGGCGAATTCCGCGGCCGCGCGCATCAAGGCGCGTCCGCTGTTCATCGCGCTTGACGGCGTGACCGATCCGCAGAACCTTGGCGCGGTGATCCGTTCCGCCGCCGCGTTCGGCGCGAACGGTGTGATTCTGCCCGAGCGTCGTTCCGCGTCGGTGACCGCCGCCGCGTGGAAGGTGTCGGCCGGCGCGGCCGCGCATCTGCCGGTGGCCCGCGTGGTGAATCTGACCAAGGCGATCGAAAGCCTGCGCGAGCGCGGCTACTACACCGTCGGCCTTGACGGCGGTGGCGACAAGCTCGTGGGCGAAACCGGATTCGAAGCCGATCCGCTGGTGATTGTGCTCGGATCGGAAGGCAAGGGATTGAGCCGTTTGGTGCGTGAGGCGTGCGACGCCATCGCCGGCATTCCGATCTCCAGTTCGGTGGAATCGCTGAACGCCTCGGTGGCCGCGGGCATTTCGCTGTATGCCGTCGACCGCGCCCGCCGCGAGGCCGCCGCCAACAGCTGA
- a CDS encoding transposase — protein sequence MTTLSNSVNGMLVTAPETVRDRYRSLRTGRRMTRLAACRPAGGPVERAALTAMKASATAWKALREQADGLERAMREILEEHARALLDLNGVGVVTAATLAVVAGDNPERVRSEAAFAKLCGACPLPASSGRTSRHRLNRGGNRQGNKALHQIAVVRLRHHQPTRDYMAKRTREGKSKMETIRCLKRYIAREIHRVLIAVRDGDPGREPPARRGAMLRELRLSHALTQRQVGQALGVPSSRISEIERGARDLPELERRATQWIHSTTDTPPQQQLDKL from the coding sequence ATGACCACGCTGTCCAACAGCGTCAACGGCATGCTCGTCACCGCGCCCGAGACCGTCCGGGACCGCTACCGGAGCCTGAGGACCGGGAGGCGCATGACCCGCCTTGCCGCCTGCCGGCCCGCCGGCGGGCCGGTCGAGCGCGCCGCGCTCACCGCGATGAAGGCGTCCGCGACGGCGTGGAAGGCCCTCCGCGAACAGGCGGACGGGCTCGAGAGGGCGATGCGCGAGATCCTCGAGGAACACGCCCGCGCGCTGCTCGACCTGAACGGGGTCGGCGTCGTCACCGCGGCCACCCTGGCCGTCGTCGCCGGCGACAACCCCGAACGAGTCAGAAGCGAGGCCGCGTTCGCCAAACTGTGCGGCGCGTGCCCCCTGCCCGCCTCCAGCGGCAGGACCAGCCGCCACCGGCTCAACCGGGGAGGCAACCGGCAGGGCAACAAGGCCCTGCACCAGATCGCCGTCGTGCGCCTGCGCCACCACCAGCCCACCCGCGACTACATGGCCAAAAGGACCCGCGAGGGCAAAAGCAAGATGGAGACCATCCGCTGCCTCAAACGCTACATCGCCCGCGAGATCCACCGCGTCCTCATCGCCGTCCGCGACGGCGACCCCGGACGCGAGCCACCCGCCCGGCGCGGCGCCATGCTGCGCGAACTGAGGCTCTCCCACGCGCTGACCCAGCGACAGGTCGGACAGGCCCTCGGCGTGCCCTCCAGCAGGATCAGCGAGATCGAACGAGGCGCCCGCGACCTGCCCGAACTCGAACGACGAGCCACCCAATGGATCCACAGCACCACCGACACACCACCCCAACAACAGCTTGACAAACTATAG
- the istB gene encoding IS21-like element helper ATPase IstB, producing MSTRPEPQIPETRRRRADTIATSQRIMAMSKQLTLTRSVLANTLAEATPAQLDFIERWFQAELESRDRAKRARLMKTAGFPSDKELDGYDWTNLDMPADWGRSQLEGLEFVGKAEDLVLYGPVGTGKSHLAIALGRAACRAGIPVRFFTASSLVMRLRRAKADNRLDRELAAIAKARLIIIDELGYIPIDEEGSRLLFQVISDSYETRSVVYTTNIEFSGWARVFGDPNMAAAVVDRTVHHGRLIRFKGESYRSRNALMTK from the coding sequence ATGAGCACCAGACCCGAACCACAGATCCCCGAGACCCGCAGGCGCAGGGCCGACACCATCGCCACAAGCCAGCGCATCATGGCGATGAGCAAGCAACTGACCCTGACCCGCAGCGTGCTCGCCAACACGCTGGCCGAGGCCACGCCCGCCCAGCTCGACTTCATCGAACGATGGTTCCAAGCCGAACTCGAATCGCGCGACCGGGCCAAACGCGCCCGGCTGATGAAGACGGCGGGGTTCCCGTCCGACAAGGAGCTCGACGGATACGACTGGACCAACCTGGACATGCCCGCCGACTGGGGACGGAGCCAGCTCGAAGGCCTCGAATTCGTCGGGAAAGCCGAGGACCTCGTGCTCTACGGGCCGGTCGGCACCGGCAAAAGCCATCTCGCCATCGCGCTCGGCAGGGCCGCGTGCCGGGCCGGGATACCGGTGAGGTTCTTCACCGCCTCCAGCCTGGTCATGCGCCTGAGACGCGCCAAGGCGGACAACCGGCTCGACAGGGAGCTCGCCGCCATCGCCAAGGCCCGCCTCATCATCATCGACGAGCTCGGATACATCCCCATCGACGAGGAGGGCAGCCGCCTCCTCTTCCAGGTCATATCCGACTCCTACGAGACAAGGAGCGTCGTCTACACCACCAACATCGAATTCTCCGGATGGGCCAGGGTGTTCGGCGACCCGAACATGGCCGCCGCGGTCGTGGACCGCACCGTCCACCACGGCAGGCTCATCCGCTTCAAGGGCGAAAGCTACCGCAGCCGCAACGCCCTCATGACCAAATAA
- the istA gene encoding IS21 family transposase has product MTIPMSKQQDIRRLDAKGLPHTEIARRLGVDRGTVAKWAGMEDCSPKPPARRRVKSVLDGYKPLIDSWLEADRLMPRKQRHTAKRVHDRLRDEHGFTGSYSTVLRYVDEWRAANREPSDGYVELEWMPGSVQMDFGLAKARLAGEWVDDHCLVVTFPHSNKRYAASLPAENAECICEGLTSIFEHIGGVPHTLVIDNASGAGHRDSRGNVTLSRVFEAFVSHHRLDVRFCNPYSGNEKGSVENAVGFLRRNLMVPPMAAETHEQLTRLMLAKCDELGEQVHYRALEPIDVLFADDLKALRPLPSCRFDAVRWETRKADKYGCVEIDSNRYQIGPALHGRRVDVAIRATSVTVKDPDGRTIAELSRVYGRSSRTIQDPATVFPLLARKPGAWRDCSIRPDVPDDVRERLDQADDKTLKASLSAIARACEAAGFEPAMRAAGHLIRHGCDFSEADMTILARRIAEGDIDYGGDLPDLGAYDRFNRPGKETA; this is encoded by the coding sequence GTGACGATACCCATGTCCAAACAGCAAGATATCAGGAGGCTCGACGCGAAGGGCCTGCCGCATACGGAGATCGCCAGAAGGCTCGGTGTGGACCGGGGCACGGTCGCGAAGTGGGCGGGCATGGAGGACTGCTCGCCGAAACCGCCCGCCAGGCGCAGGGTGAAGTCGGTGCTCGACGGCTACAAGCCGTTGATTGATTCGTGGCTGGAGGCCGACCGTCTCATGCCACGCAAGCAGCGCCACACCGCCAAGCGCGTGCACGACCGGCTCAGGGACGAGCACGGGTTCACGGGCTCGTACTCCACCGTGCTGCGCTACGTGGACGAGTGGCGCGCGGCGAACCGCGAGCCGTCCGACGGCTACGTGGAGCTGGAGTGGATGCCGGGGAGCGTGCAGATGGACTTCGGCCTGGCCAAGGCGCGGCTGGCGGGCGAATGGGTGGACGACCATTGCCTGGTCGTCACGTTCCCGCATTCGAACAAGCGGTACGCGGCGAGCCTGCCCGCCGAGAACGCGGAATGCATCTGCGAGGGCCTGACCTCGATATTCGAGCACATCGGCGGCGTCCCGCACACGCTCGTGATCGACAACGCGTCCGGCGCGGGCCATCGCGACTCTAGGGGGAACGTGACCTTGTCGCGCGTGTTCGAGGCGTTCGTCAGCCACCATCGCCTCGACGTGCGCTTCTGCAACCCGTACTCGGGCAACGAGAAGGGCAGCGTGGAGAACGCGGTCGGGTTCCTGCGGCGCAACCTCATGGTCCCGCCCATGGCGGCCGAGACCCACGAACAGCTCACCCGGCTCATGCTCGCCAAATGCGACGAACTCGGCGAACAGGTCCATTACCGCGCCCTGGAGCCGATCGACGTGCTGTTCGCCGACGATTTGAAGGCGTTGCGCCCGCTGCCCTCGTGCCGGTTCGACGCGGTCAGATGGGAGACCCGCAAGGCCGACAAGTACGGGTGCGTCGAGATCGACTCCAACCGCTACCAGATCGGCCCCGCGCTGCACGGCAGAAGGGTCGACGTCGCCATCCGCGCCACAAGCGTCACCGTCAAGGATCCGGACGGGCGCACAATCGCGGAGCTCTCCCGCGTCTACGGCAGATCGTCGCGCACGATCCAGGATCCCGCCACGGTGTTCCCTCTGCTCGCGCGCAAACCCGGCGCGTGGCGCGACTGCTCGATCCGCCCCGACGTGCCCGACGACGTGAGGGAACGGCTCGACCAGGCCGACGACAAGACCCTCAAGGCCAGTCTCAGTGCCATCGCCAGGGCCTGCGAGGCCGCGGGCTTCGAACCGGCGATGCGGGCCGCCGGCCATCTCATCCGACACGGATGCGATTTCTCCGAGGCCGATATGACGATCCTGGCCAGACGCATCGCGGAAGGCGACATCGACTACGGCGGCGACCTGCCCGACCTCGGCGCCTACGACAGGTTCAACCGGCCCGGAAAGGAGACCGCATGA
- a CDS encoding IS110 family transposase, whose product MTPPMETIYAGVDTHTDTHTLALLDWRGRPLATRTFPTDAAGYEALAGMLPDPSRVVVGVEGTNSYGAALARRLAAAGYETREVLRPKRAVRRRDGKSDPVDAAEAARSVMAGDGTGPKSSDGWVEALRHLNTQRDRLVSVYVQCSLGRSGMVFSA is encoded by the coding sequence ATGACGCCGCCCATGGAGACGATCTACGCCGGGGTGGACACCCACACCGACACCCACACGCTCGCCCTGCTCGACTGGCGCGGACGGCCGCTGGCCACGCGGACGTTCCCGACCGACGCCGCCGGCTACGAGGCGCTGGCGGGCATGCTGCCCGACCCGTCCCGGGTCGTGGTGGGCGTGGAGGGGACCAACTCGTACGGCGCGGCCCTGGCCCGCAGGCTCGCCGCCGCGGGCTACGAGACGCGCGAGGTGCTGCGCCCCAAACGCGCGGTGCGCCGCAGGGACGGCAAGTCCGACCCCGTCGACGCCGCCGAGGCGGCCAGGAGCGTCATGGCCGGAGACGGGACCGGGCCGAAGAGCTCGGACGGCTGGGTCGAGGCCCTGCGCCACCTCAACACGCAGCGCGACCGGCTGGTGTCTGTTTATGTTCAATGTTCTTTGGGCAGGAGTGGCATGGTGTTTTCCGCTTGA
- a CDS encoding DUF4032 domain-containing protein: MQSGMDLSQLDPRAAKATSVQAQDESATNVEPQALKITAASSNPKMFTLPWHMPLATWPQELLANLPRGISRHVVRFVHVGDEVYAMKEITRQVAEREYEMLRRLEKLELPCVTPIAVVTGRHDREGEPLEAILVTKHLKFSLPYRALFARNLRPDTAERLIDALAVLMVRLHLAGFYCGDVSLSNVLFLRDADAFSAFLVDAETGDLQMTLTEGQREYDIDLARTNIIGELMDLSSGKLLPGDVDEIEVGNRLVDRYHSLWSALTDTDKFNPDEMWKIEKRVNKLNELGFDVDELEMKTAEDGKRILVRPRVVDAGYASRKLLRLTGLDVQENQARRLLNDLDAYRASTWREGEEIEIVATDWMREVFEPTTRMIPREYRSQIEPAQFFHEVLTHRWYLAEQVGHDVPMAEAVQSYIESALPKYKLDQKAVDALNEEADSGVVDDEYTYNDPDDDGYNPDDDPDAAVWSH; encoded by the coding sequence ATGCAATCAGGAATGGATTTGTCGCAGTTGGATCCGCGCGCCGCCAAAGCAACTTCGGTTCAGGCGCAGGATGAAAGCGCCACTAACGTCGAGCCCCAGGCGTTGAAGATCACCGCCGCAAGCTCCAATCCGAAGATGTTCACGCTGCCGTGGCATATGCCGCTGGCCACTTGGCCGCAGGAGCTGCTGGCCAACCTGCCGCGAGGCATCTCCCGCCACGTGGTGCGCTTCGTGCACGTGGGCGACGAGGTGTACGCGATGAAGGAGATCACCCGTCAGGTCGCCGAACGCGAGTACGAGATGCTGCGCCGCTTGGAGAAGCTGGAACTGCCGTGCGTCACGCCGATCGCGGTGGTCACGGGCCGTCATGATCGGGAAGGCGAGCCGCTGGAGGCGATTCTCGTCACCAAGCATCTGAAGTTCTCGCTGCCGTACCGCGCCCTGTTCGCGCGCAACCTGCGCCCCGACACCGCCGAGCGTCTGATCGATGCGCTGGCCGTGCTGATGGTGCGCCTGCATCTCGCCGGTTTCTACTGTGGTGATGTGAGCCTGTCGAACGTGCTGTTCCTGCGCGACGCCGACGCGTTCTCCGCGTTCCTGGTGGATGCCGAAACCGGCGACCTGCAGATGACTCTGACCGAAGGCCAGCGCGAATACGATATCGATCTGGCCCGCACCAATATCATCGGCGAACTTATGGATCTGAGTTCCGGCAAGCTGCTGCCGGGCGATGTGGACGAGATCGAGGTGGGCAACCGCTTGGTCGACCGCTACCATTCGCTGTGGAGCGCGCTCACCGACACCGACAAGTTCAATCCGGACGAGATGTGGAAGATCGAGAAGCGCGTCAACAAACTCAACGAGCTCGGATTCGACGTGGACGAGCTGGAGATGAAAACCGCGGAGGACGGCAAGCGTATTCTGGTGCGTCCCCGCGTGGTCGATGCCGGCTACGCCTCCCGTAAGCTGCTGCGCCTGACCGGCTTGGACGTGCAGGAGAACCAGGCCCGCCGTCTGCTCAACGATCTGGACGCCTACCGCGCCTCCACATGGCGTGAGGGCGAGGAGATCGAAATCGTCGCCACCGACTGGATGCGTGAGGTGTTCGAACCCACCACGCGTATGATTCCACGCGAATACCGTTCGCAGATCGAACCCGCGCAGTTCTTCCACGAGGTGCTCACTCACCGCTGGTATTTGGCCGAACAGGTCGGTCATGACGTGCCGATGGCCGAAGCGGTGCAAAGCTATATCGAATCCGCCCTGCCAAAGTACAAGCTCGACCAGAAGGCCGTCGACGCGTTGAACGAAGAGGCCGATTCCGGCGTGGTGGACGACGAATACACCTACAACGACCCGGACGACGACGGCTACAACCCCGACGATGACCCGGATGCGGCCGTCTGGAGCCACTAA
- a CDS encoding ABC transporter ATP-binding protein: protein MAEVVFDHVTRVYPGNDKPSVDDLNLEIKDGEFLVLVGPSGCGKSTTLRMLAGLEEVNKGRILIGGKDVTTMQPKDRDIAMVFQNYALYPHMTVADNMGFALKIAGTPKEEIRKRVEKAAEILDLTEYLDRKPKALSGGQRQRVAMGRAIVREPKVFLMDEPLSNLDAKLRVQTRTQIAALQRQLGVTTLYVTHDQTEALTMGDRIAVIKLGILQQVGAPTELYDRPANVFVAGFIGSPSMNLNTHPVVDGKAQIGEDTVQLPTEAVSKLTAEDNGQIVVGFRPEDADLAAADDPNAFSLKVVNVEDLGSDGYIYGNIITDGSSAQEAQLMSDQNKLTTVRVNPRALPKVGATVKIKIDPAKMHLFAPSTELRLN, encoded by the coding sequence ATGGCAGAAGTCGTATTCGACCACGTCACTCGCGTCTACCCGGGCAACGATAAGCCCTCTGTGGATGATCTGAATCTTGAAATCAAGGACGGCGAGTTCCTCGTCCTGGTTGGTCCCTCCGGTTGTGGTAAGTCCACCACGCTGCGTATGTTGGCTGGCCTCGAAGAGGTCAACAAGGGCCGCATCCTCATCGGTGGCAAGGATGTCACCACCATGCAGCCGAAGGACCGCGACATCGCCATGGTGTTCCAGAACTACGCGCTGTACCCGCACATGACCGTCGCCGACAACATGGGCTTCGCCCTGAAGATCGCCGGCACCCCGAAGGAAGAGATCCGCAAGCGCGTCGAGAAGGCCGCCGAGATCCTCGACCTCACCGAATACCTCGACCGCAAGCCGAAGGCTCTGTCCGGCGGCCAGCGTCAGCGCGTGGCCATGGGCCGCGCCATCGTGCGTGAGCCGAAGGTGTTCCTCATGGATGAGCCTCTGTCGAACCTCGACGCGAAGCTCCGTGTGCAGACCCGTACTCAGATCGCCGCACTGCAGCGTCAGCTGGGTGTCACCACCCTGTACGTTACCCACGACCAGACCGAGGCTCTGACGATGGGCGACCGCATCGCCGTCATCAAGCTCGGCATCCTGCAGCAGGTCGGCGCCCCGACCGAGCTGTACGATCGCCCGGCCAACGTCTTCGTCGCCGGCTTCATCGGCTCCCCGTCGATGAACCTCAACACCCACCCGGTGGTCGACGGCAAGGCGCAGATCGGCGAGGACACCGTCCAGCTGCCCACCGAGGCCGTCAGCAAGCTGACCGCCGAGGACAACGGCCAGATCGTCGTCGGCTTCCGTCCGGAAGACGCCGACCTTGCCGCCGCTGATGACCCGAACGCGTTCTCGCTGAAGGTCGTCAACGTCGAGGATCTGGGTTCCGACGGCTACATCTACGGCAACATCATCACCGATGGTTCCTCCGCCCAGGAAGCCCAGCTCATGTCCGACCAGAACAAGCTCACCACGGTTCGCGTGAACCCGCGTGCGCTGCCGAAGGTCGGCGCGACGGTCAAGATCAAGATCGATCCGGCCAAGATGCACCTCTTCGCTCCGTCGACCGAGCTGCGTCTGAACTAA
- a CDS encoding C45 family autoproteolytic acyltransferase/hydolase: MMIKKNRDLSGLTWMTLSGGRNEVFEELGRVFGARIREVIRSMPERESLLRWRGSSSGAVSYQRMWNIACRDYPQEMAELAAMARGAGMELEEIFLANIRGDIGFRDGTGCTDILYCGGEAPSFGAHNEDGAPAVGRGLTWLTLLIDGELPVLAQWYPGFLPCNAFTVNACGLAWGINHLSVGRPGPYAGRHFVARRLQGARNVDEAIDFLRSHPMAGGFSFNFSDAASGRLACVECAAGRVAVEWADAERPYRWHSNHLLMLDDAMEDAGAAGDADAAQVAYSLGPVDESRARGRLLASRDPGAVGDSVDEAWLLELMAKRELPEGVYRTARDGDPLETLCTTVYNLSTRSMTICGHGEVPETYPVANLLVGL, encoded by the coding sequence ATGATGATTAAGAAGAACCGCGATTTGTCAGGGTTGACGTGGATGACCTTGAGTGGTGGGCGCAACGAGGTGTTCGAGGAATTGGGACGCGTCTTCGGCGCCCGCATTCGTGAAGTGATACGGTCCATGCCTGAGCGTGAGTCGCTTCTGCGGTGGCGGGGAAGCTCGTCCGGTGCGGTTTCGTACCAGCGTATGTGGAACATCGCATGTCGCGACTATCCGCAGGAAATGGCGGAGCTTGCGGCGATGGCCCGCGGCGCTGGCATGGAACTTGAGGAGATCTTCCTGGCGAACATCCGGGGGGATATTGGTTTCCGCGATGGCACGGGATGCACGGATATTCTCTATTGCGGAGGTGAGGCCCCTTCGTTCGGCGCTCATAATGAGGATGGTGCGCCTGCTGTGGGGCGTGGTCTCACATGGCTGACACTGCTGATTGATGGTGAGCTTCCCGTGCTGGCGCAATGGTATCCGGGCTTCTTGCCCTGCAATGCGTTTACGGTTAACGCTTGTGGGTTGGCGTGGGGCATCAACCACTTGTCGGTCGGCCGTCCAGGCCCCTATGCTGGTCGACATTTTGTCGCTCGTCGGCTTCAGGGGGCCCGCAACGTTGACGAAGCCATAGATTTCCTTCGATCGCATCCCATGGCAGGCGGTTTCAGCTTCAATTTCTCTGATGCCGCGAGCGGTAGGTTGGCCTGTGTTGAGTGCGCGGCGGGGCGGGTCGCAGTGGAATGGGCGGATGCGGAGCGTCCGTATCGATGGCATAGCAATCACTTGCTTATGTTGGATGACGCGATGGAAGATGCGGGGGCCGCGGGTGACGCCGATGCCGCTCAGGTCGCGTATTCGCTCGGTCCCGTGGATGAGAGCCGGGCGCGAGGCCGGTTGTTGGCGTCGCGAGATCCCGGTGCGGTCGGGGATTCAGTCGATGAAGCCTGGTTGCTTGAGCTTATGGCGAAGCGTGAGCTGCCGGAGGGGGTCTATCGGACGGCGCGTGACGGAGATCCGCTGGAAACGCTGTGCACCACTGTGTACAATCTCTCCACCAGGAGCATGACTATTTGCGGCCACGGAGAGGTTCCTGAGACCTACCCTGTGGCGAATTTGCTGGTAGGGCTGTGA
- the glnH gene encoding glutamine ABC transporter substrate-binding protein GlnH, protein MNKLAKKMLAGASAAALVVPLLAGCGSSSTDASDSDTTLIVATDTSFVPFEFKEGDSYTGFDIDLWDAIADDLGIEYELQPMDFNGILPALQTGQVDAALAGITITDERKQAIDFSDGYYDSGFSVMVAADSDITGFDDLAGKTVAMKTGTSAAQWAEENLTDTTIKLFPNIDNAYLELQAGGVDAAIHDTPNVMYYITQNGDGKVKKVGDQVEAQQYGIAFPKGSSLTAEVNQALDDLKNDGTYNTLYKKWFGEEPSTK, encoded by the coding sequence ATGAACAAGCTCGCCAAGAAGATGCTCGCCGGCGCCAGCGCCGCCGCCCTCGTCGTCCCCCTGCTCGCCGGATGCGGAAGCTCATCCACAGACGCCAGCGATTCAGACACAACCCTGATCGTCGCCACCGATACGTCCTTCGTTCCCTTCGAGTTCAAGGAAGGGGACTCCTACACAGGTTTCGACATCGACCTATGGGACGCCATCGCTGATGACCTTGGCATCGAATACGAACTGCAGCCGATGGATTTCAACGGGATTCTACCGGCATTGCAGACAGGTCAAGTGGATGCGGCACTGGCCGGCATCACCATCACCGATGAACGCAAACAGGCCATCGACTTCTCGGATGGATACTATGACTCCGGCTTCTCCGTGATGGTCGCCGCCGATAGCGACATCACAGGTTTCGACGATCTTGCCGGTAAAACGGTTGCCATGAAGACCGGCACCTCAGCCGCTCAATGGGCCGAAGAAAACCTAACCGACACCACCATCAAATTGTTCCCGAATATCGATAACGCCTACCTTGAGTTGCAGGCGGGAGGCGTCGACGCCGCCATCCACGACACACCGAATGTGATGTACTACATCACCCAAAACGGCGACGGAAAGGTCAAAAAGGTCGGAGACCAGGTCGAAGCGCAACAATATGGCATTGCCTTCCCGAAGGGCTCAAGCCTGACCGCCGAGGTGAACCAGGCGCTTGACGACCTTAAGAACGACGGCACCTACAACACGTTATACAAGAAATGGTTCGGCGAAGAACCCTCCACCAAGTGA
- the glnP gene encoding glutamine ABC transporter permease GlnP, whose product MSFDWSVIIESLPSLISGAGVTLQIAVTGLIGGLAIGVLLGLVRAYAPKIFNVIALAYIELIRGTPIIVQVMFIYFAIPIMFGVRVDAMVAAVTAITINSSAYIAELVRGAYLALPKGLTEAGLAMGLPFGRVLLEVLSPVAVRRLIPSLGNQFIISLKDTSLFTVISVAELTRTGQEIMAANFKAVEVWTAVAVLYLVMTGTLSVILRLTERKMRIL is encoded by the coding sequence ATGTCATTTGATTGGTCTGTCATCATAGAATCCCTGCCATCATTGATCAGCGGAGCCGGCGTCACTCTACAAATCGCCGTCACCGGTCTGATCGGCGGTCTCGCAATCGGAGTTCTGCTCGGGCTCGTCCGCGCATATGCACCCAAAATATTTAACGTCATCGCCTTGGCATACATCGAGCTCATCCGCGGCACGCCCATCATCGTGCAGGTCATGTTTATCTATTTCGCCATTCCCATCATGTTCGGAGTGCGCGTGGATGCCATGGTGGCAGCGGTCACCGCCATCACCATCAATTCCAGCGCCTATATAGCCGAACTAGTGCGAGGCGCGTATCTGGCCCTTCCGAAAGGCCTTACCGAAGCCGGCTTGGCCATGGGCCTGCCGTTTGGCAGGGTGCTACTTGAGGTGCTTTCACCTGTGGCTGTCCGCCGTCTTATTCCGTCGCTGGGCAACCAATTCATCATCAGCCTGAAAGACACATCACTGTTCACCGTAATCAGCGTGGCCGAACTGACCCGCACCGGACAGGAAATAATGGCCGCGAACTTCAAAGCCGTCGAAGTCTGGACCGCAGTTGCCGTGCTGTATTTGGTCATGACCGGAACGCTGAGCGTCATCCTACGCCTGACCGAACGAAAGATGAGGATCCTATGA
- the glnQ gene encoding glutamine ABC transporter ATP-binding protein GlnQ, with the protein MIDFQSVTKKFGDVTILDNITLSIDKGEVVTVIGPSGSGKSTFLRCINALETINDGDLIVDDTSVKGTPSDIRRIRRTAGMVFQQFNLFPNLTALENVAFGARKVCGMNKKEANELADALLAKVHLADRKDNYPNQLSGGQQQRVAIARSLALKPQVMLFDEPTSALDPELRQEVLHVMQELAQEGMTMVVVTHEMGFARDVGTRLLFIENGHIVVDDNPKKVFEHPDNPRLKEFLSFAV; encoded by the coding sequence ATCATCGATTTCCAATCCGTCACCAAGAAATTCGGAGACGTCACCATCCTTGACAACATCACCTTATCCATCGACAAAGGCGAGGTCGTAACGGTAATCGGCCCATCCGGCTCCGGAAAATCCACCTTTCTGCGTTGCATCAACGCGCTGGAGACCATCAACGACGGCGACCTGATAGTCGATGACACCTCCGTCAAAGGCACACCGTCCGATATTCGCCGCATCCGTCGAACAGCGGGAATGGTGTTCCAGCAATTCAACCTGTTCCCCAACCTCACCGCCTTGGAAAACGTCGCCTTCGGAGCACGCAAAGTGTGCGGTATGAACAAAAAGGAAGCGAACGAGCTTGCCGACGCGCTGCTAGCCAAAGTACATCTGGCCGACCGCAAGGACAACTACCCGAACCAGCTGTCCGGAGGCCAACAGCAACGCGTCGCCATCGCGCGGTCATTGGCGCTCAAACCCCAGGTCATGCTGTTCGACGAACCAACATCCGCCCTTGATCCCGAACTCCGGCAAGAGGTACTGCATGTTATGCAGGAATTGGCGCAAGAAGGCATGACAATGGTCGTTGTCACCCATGAGATGGGTTTTGCTCGCGACGTTGGCACACGCTTGCTGTTCATCGAAAACGGTCACATCGTTGTTGACGACAATCCCAAGAAAGTGTTCGAACACCCCGACAATCCGCGACTCAAAGAGTTTCTGAGTTTTGCGGTCTGA